From the Nodularia sp. NIES-3585 genome, one window contains:
- a CDS encoding glycosyltransferase family 4 protein, with product MIYTDIHEITTLTQYFYPHQGATSQLMTDLAKGLSSRRYSVNIFTGTPAEQTIPESLNQININRAFSPIKSSISIYSKLASSIFFLLGALWYVIFSVPRNKPLLIASNPPYAGVLGICFKIIHRGKYYFLVQDIFPESAAMSGIIKANSIFYKFLSKLIYLTYKYSECIIVLSTSMQEFLEKKYPDLKLKIKVIENWAIEDIPTVSKQENRFAQQHKLDKIFTVLYSGNLGRLHDIETITEAAIILKNDPIKFVFIGDGAKTKIVRQAIDTHNLKNIILLPYQPRESLSLSLTACDISLVSLIPGAESIVAPSKLYGMLAAGRGIISISLPNSYIDQLLTNSNCGINVPPHNPEYLADIIRKLQSDEERVKLMGERARKLYEDKYTFHRALGEYEHILFS from the coding sequence ATGATTTATACAGATATTCATGAAATCACAACTCTCACCCAATATTTCTACCCCCACCAGGGTGCTACCTCCCAACTAATGACAGACTTAGCGAAGGGGCTGTCTAGCCGTAGATACAGCGTCAACATTTTCACGGGAACTCCAGCAGAACAAACTATCCCAGAGTCACTAAATCAAATCAACATCAACCGCGCCTTTTCTCCCATAAAATCTAGCATCAGTATTTACAGCAAACTTGCTAGTTCAATATTTTTCCTCCTCGGTGCTTTATGGTATGTAATCTTTAGCGTACCCCGTAATAAACCTCTGTTAATTGCTTCTAACCCTCCCTATGCTGGTGTTTTAGGCATCTGCTTTAAAATTATACATAGGGGTAAATATTATTTTCTCGTGCAAGATATTTTTCCAGAATCAGCTGCAATGTCTGGAATCATCAAGGCAAATAGCATATTCTATAAATTCCTTAGTAAATTAATATATTTAACTTATAAATATTCTGAATGTATAATCGTTCTTAGTACCTCAATGCAAGAATTTTTAGAAAAAAAATATCCTGATTTAAAACTAAAGATTAAAGTCATTGAAAATTGGGCAATTGAAGATATTCCTACTGTAAGCAAACAAGAAAATCGGTTTGCCCAACAGCATAAACTTGATAAAATATTTACTGTTTTATATTCAGGTAATCTGGGTAGACTACATGACATCGAAACCATTACTGAAGCCGCCATCATACTTAAAAATGATCCGATTAAATTTGTATTTATTGGTGATGGAGCAAAAACTAAAATAGTCAGACAAGCCATTGATACTCATAATTTAAAAAACATTATCCTACTACCTTACCAACCTAGAGAATCACTTTCCTTATCATTAACAGCTTGCGATATTTCCTTAGTCAGCCTCATCCCAGGTGCAGAAAGTATAGTTGCACCCTCAAAACTCTACGGAATGTTAGCAGCAGGAAGGGGAATTATATCTATATCTTTACCAAATTCATATATAGACCAGTTATTAACTAATTCTAATTGTGGGATTAATGTTCCTCCTCATAACCCTGAATACCTTGCTGATATAATTCGTAAACTACAAAGTGACGAAGAAAGAGTTAAGTTAATGGGTGAAAGGGCGCGTAAACTATATGAAGATAAATATACATTCCATCGTGCTTTAGGTGAATATGAGCATATTCTATTTTCTTAA
- a CDS encoding glycosyltransferase family 4 protein, giving the protein MSKPKAIVVNVSTSGSRLGGGAVAAEWHSRYMAAKFSVELWRMWDKNEEFYIDDLKIKNYTTKIKFGIVGELLPKKLRAFFLDSAILDDILDTTPDIVHLQNPLPGLAFEKIARKSSEAGIKVVASTHGFFEVMNPNYGLPSYQKWAWEKGITQPITRALNYVDAILSGYPKERNMLIERGISENKIHLVPNGINPFFLTPPLKEECTAVLEKFSIPEEKPILLFIGNHTGNKGLDTVIRVASCLSQPATVLIGGKLLSREEPFQWQQKIPRSNNVDVIFTDFLTLTEQRVLYNLSTILLFPSLADTLPLTILEAMAMGLPVIAYDTGGISYQLDNNSGIVVKQKDFEQFYAAIELLLNNDQLREQITINAKQRRAELFSWEIAADSTLDIYKKLSNTSIS; this is encoded by the coding sequence ATGAGTAAACCAAAAGCTATAGTTGTCAATGTATCTACATCAGGTAGCCGTTTAGGGGGTGGTGCTGTTGCTGCTGAGTGGCACAGTCGCTATATGGCTGCTAAATTTTCAGTCGAACTATGGCGAATGTGGGATAAAAATGAAGAATTTTATATTGATGACTTAAAAATTAAGAATTACACTACGAAAATTAAGTTTGGTATTGTCGGTGAATTACTGCCAAAAAAATTAAGAGCATTTTTTTTAGATAGCGCAATTTTAGATGATATTCTGGATACTACTCCTGATATAGTTCATTTACAAAACCCTCTGCCTGGTTTAGCTTTTGAAAAAATAGCTCGAAAATCATCTGAAGCCGGGATAAAAGTTGTCGCTTCTACACATGGGTTTTTTGAGGTAATGAACCCAAACTACGGCTTACCAAGTTATCAAAAATGGGCTTGGGAAAAGGGAATAACCCAACCTATTACCAGAGCCTTAAACTATGTAGATGCTATTTTATCTGGATATCCTAAAGAAAGAAATATGCTGATTGAACGAGGAATTTCCGAAAATAAAATTCATCTAGTTCCCAATGGAATTAATCCTTTCTTTCTAACACCTCCTTTAAAAGAAGAGTGTACTGCTGTATTAGAAAAATTTAGTATTCCTGAAGAAAAACCTATTTTACTTTTTATTGGTAACCATACAGGTAACAAAGGATTAGACACAGTTATTAGAGTTGCATCATGTTTATCACAACCTGCCACTGTATTGATTGGTGGCAAGTTATTGTCTCGAGAAGAACCATTTCAATGGCAGCAAAAAATTCCACGCTCCAATAATGTAGATGTTATTTTTACAGACTTTTTAACATTAACTGAGCAAAGAGTGCTTTATAATTTATCTACAATACTTCTGTTTCCTAGTTTAGCAGATACCCTACCATTGACTATTTTAGAAGCAATGGCAATGGGATTACCTGTAATTGCCTATGATACAGGAGGAATTTCTTATCAATTGGATAATAATTCTGGAATTGTTGTCAAGCAAAAAGATTTTGAACAATTTTACGCTGCTATCGAATTGCTACTAAATAATGATCAACTCAGAGAACAAATAACCATTAACGCTAAACAAAGGCGAGCAGAATTATTCTCCTGGGAAATCGCGGCTGATTCAACATTAGATATATACAAGAAACTTTCTAACACTTCAATTTCCTGA
- a CDS encoding NAD(P)-dependent oxidoreductase, producing MRVVWVTGARGFIGKNLCNYLARQGNQVLGLGHGALPPEISSKFGISYWLNGEIEEFNLRQLLETSGQPDVIYHLAGGSSVGLSIQAPAEDFRRSVSTTAALLEWIRGNVLETKLVVSSSAAIYGNNHTGVISEDGCFTPYSPYGFHKRAAELLCESYAHNFGLKIAIVRLFSVYGPGLCKQLLWDLCHRLQQSPSILELHGTGDEIRDWLFVEDAVRVLIAVADKASCTPLIVNGGTGIGTCVRDVATILSQAWGESPQIKFSGKQRSGDPFSLIADIQHLQTIGCVPKHKLSAGMEEYVRWFKQLQ from the coding sequence ATGAGGGTTGTATGGGTTACGGGCGCTCGTGGTTTTATTGGTAAAAACCTATGTAATTACCTCGCAAGACAAGGAAACCAAGTTTTAGGATTAGGTCACGGGGCATTACCTCCAGAAATATCTAGCAAGTTTGGTATATCCTACTGGCTGAATGGCGAAATAGAGGAATTTAACTTACGTCAATTGTTAGAAACATCTGGTCAACCGGATGTAATTTATCATTTGGCTGGAGGTAGTTCGGTTGGTTTGTCTATACAAGCACCTGCTGAAGATTTTCGCCGTTCTGTGTCTACCACAGCCGCACTTTTAGAATGGATTCGAGGCAATGTACTGGAGACAAAATTAGTAGTAAGTTCAAGTGCAGCTATTTATGGCAATAATCACACTGGTGTAATTTCAGAGGATGGGTGTTTTACTCCCTATTCTCCTTACGGTTTTCATAAACGTGCTGCTGAATTACTATGCGAATCTTATGCCCATAATTTTGGTCTAAAAATAGCAATTGTGCGTTTATTTTCAGTTTATGGACCTGGCTTATGTAAACAACTTTTATGGGATTTATGCCACCGTTTGCAACAATCACCCTCGATATTAGAACTGCATGGTACAGGTGATGAAATTCGTGACTGGTTATTTGTAGAAGATGCTGTGCGGGTTTTAATTGCAGTTGCAGATAAAGCGTCTTGCACTCCTTTGATAGTCAATGGTGGTACTGGAATTGGTACTTGTGTACGTGATGTTGCAACTATTTTATCCCAAGCCTGGGGTGAATCTCCCCAAATAAAATTCTCTGGGAAACAGCGAAGCGGAGACCCTTTTTCATTAATCGCTGATATTCAACATCTTCAAACTATTGGATGTGTTCCTAAACACAAATTATCCGCAGGAATGGAGGAATATGTTCGTTGGTTTAAACAATTGCAGTAG
- a CDS encoding class I SAM-dependent methyltransferase, protein MKDSKFQTWEEAVSWLISQPEKQELVLACYYDKSLKSAAERYWKSEEWQAIQKFLPQHHGTALDIGAGNGIASYALAKDGWQVKALEPDSSDLVGVGAIRKLSEESQLAIEVTQEFGEKLPFSNQTFDLVFARQVLHHAQDLQRLCNEIYRVLKPGGIFIAVREHVISSPSDLPKFLNAHPLHNLYGGENAYLLKQYLGAIKFAELRINQVIAPFESVINYAPLTEQSLKTKLKKKFHAVPIGAIIYKLFSSKNTFNILLKLLSTIDNRPGRLFSFVCYKPEDKT, encoded by the coding sequence ATGAAAGATAGTAAATTCCAAACCTGGGAAGAGGCCGTTTCATGGCTAATTTCCCAACCAGAAAAGCAAGAATTAGTGCTTGCTTGTTATTACGATAAATCATTAAAATCCGCAGCAGAACGCTACTGGAAAAGTGAGGAATGGCAAGCCATCCAAAAATTTTTGCCTCAGCATCACGGAACAGCTTTGGATATTGGTGCTGGTAACGGAATAGCCAGTTATGCTCTCGCAAAAGATGGTTGGCAAGTCAAAGCTTTAGAACCAGATTCTAGTGATTTGGTAGGTGTTGGTGCAATTCGCAAATTATCAGAAGAAAGCCAATTAGCTATTGAAGTGACACAAGAATTTGGCGAAAAATTACCTTTTAGCAACCAAACGTTTGATTTGGTTTTTGCTAGACAGGTTTTGCACCATGCACAAGATTTACAGCGATTATGTAATGAGATATACCGAGTCCTCAAACCTGGAGGAATATTTATCGCAGTGAGAGAACACGTTATTTCCTCTCCAAGTGACTTGCCTAAATTCCTTAATGCCCATCCACTACATAATCTTTATGGAGGAGAGAATGCTTATTTACTCAAACAGTATCTAGGAGCAATTAAATTCGCAGAGTTAAGAATAAATCAAGTAATAGCACCTTTTGAAAGTGTGATTAATTATGCTCCCCTTACAGAACAATCTCTAAAAACCAAGTTAAAGAAAAAATTTCATGCCGTACCTATTGGTGCAATAATCTATAAGTTGTTTTCTAGTAAAAATACTTTTAATATACTTCTGAAGTTACTGTCAACGATTGATAATAGGCCAGGACGGCTGTTTAGCTTTGTTTGTTATAAACCGGAGGATAAGACTTAA
- a CDS encoding DapH/DapD/GlmU-related protein: MKLILKILRKLNGNKCLTKGKGCRLYHHTKIYNHANNPSSIKLGNGVFINAILEVYEHGELFIDDYTFIGNSRIFCANKVFIGKGCWIADHVFIMDSNLHPISPKQRFEDAVNFSKGIFPDVYTKIPNTPVILENSVWIGVSSIILKGVTIGEGAIVGAGSVVTKDVPAWTIVAGNPAKVIREIPENER; encoded by the coding sequence ATGAAACTTATACTTAAAATACTGCGTAAACTAAATGGGAATAAATGTTTAACAAAAGGAAAAGGATGTAGGCTTTATCATCATACAAAAATTTATAATCACGCTAATAATCCTTCTTCAATTAAACTAGGTAATGGAGTATTTATAAATGCTATTTTAGAAGTTTACGAACATGGAGAATTATTCATAGATGATTACACATTTATCGGTAATTCTCGAATATTTTGTGCCAATAAAGTGTTTATAGGAAAAGGATGTTGGATTGCGGATCACGTTTTTATTATGGATAGTAACTTACATCCCATATCTCCTAAACAACGTTTTGAAGATGCAGTTAACTTTTCTAAAGGAATATTTCCAGATGTATACACAAAAATTCCAAACACACCAGTAATCCTAGAGAATTCAGTTTGGATAGGAGTCAGTTCCATCATCCTCAAAGGCGTAACCATTGGTGAGGGGGCGATTGTAGGAGCAGGTTCAGTTGTCACAAAAGATGTACCTGCGTGGACAATAGTTGCCGGAAATCCAGCAAAAGTAATTCGTGAAATTCCTGAAAATGAAAGATAG
- a CDS encoding sugar transferase yields the protein MNYSPIALFVYKRPEHTRRTIENLMQCPEFANSPLYIFCDGAKTDKDKEKVMQVREVVRSLVGTKAEIIASTTNRGLANSIISGVTSLCDKYQRVIVVEDDLVVAPQFLGFLNAALEKYQDEPSVMQVSGHMFPVPEFANRSEAIFLPFTTSWGWATWKRAWDYFDAEASGWEVLQTDKQMQNRFNLDGCFDYFKMLKQQISGDIDSWAIRWYWSVFDNNGCVVYPPKSYVHNIGFDGSGTHGSFLARLVFKSIPEMNSSKLFHLPRYVTIKKDDFNIIKKIIIRNNYSFLLLIKNTILNITKIVKFLTNI from the coding sequence ATGAATTATTCTCCTATTGCACTTTTTGTCTATAAGCGTCCAGAGCATACTCGCCGCACAATAGAAAATTTAATGCAGTGTCCAGAGTTTGCGAATAGCCCTCTCTATATTTTTTGCGATGGAGCGAAGACAGATAAGGACAAAGAAAAAGTAATGCAAGTTCGTGAGGTAGTCCGTTCTTTAGTAGGAACAAAGGCTGAGATTATAGCATCTACGACCAATAGAGGTTTAGCAAACTCAATTATTTCAGGTGTTACGAGTTTGTGTGATAAATATCAACGCGTAATTGTAGTAGAAGATGATTTAGTTGTTGCGCCTCAGTTTTTAGGGTTTTTAAATGCTGCGTTGGAAAAATATCAGGATGAACCTTCTGTGATGCAGGTTTCTGGACATATGTTCCCTGTACCAGAATTTGCAAACCGAAGCGAAGCAATATTTCTACCTTTTACAACTTCTTGGGGTTGGGCTACCTGGAAGCGAGCGTGGGATTATTTTGATGCTGAAGCTTCTGGATGGGAGGTATTACAAACAGATAAACAGATGCAAAACCGATTCAATTTAGATGGTTGTTTTGATTATTTTAAGATGCTGAAACAGCAAATATCTGGAGACATAGATTCTTGGGCTATACGATGGTATTGGAGTGTTTTCGACAATAATGGATGTGTTGTGTATCCTCCAAAAAGTTATGTCCATAATATTGGTTTTGATGGCAGTGGTACTCATGGGTCATTTTTAGCACGTCTGGTATTCAAAAGCATTCCTGAAATGAATTCATCAAAACTTTTTCATCTACCGCGATATGTAACTATCAAAAAAGACGATTTTAATATTATAAAAAAAATAATTATAAGAAATAACTATAGCTTTTTATTACTCATAAAAAATACTATCTTAAATATAACTAAAATAGTGAAATTTTTAACAAACATATAA
- a CDS encoding O-antigen ligase: MKIKNFYHSFANLYKIWFFCTALFGYGIIASLVTDASNSRLLTLPYRVIILGNSILFCIFLILKNLSVTQHDRSPRKNLRTTQELLIFILFIFLASLSFRLIYDVGYNNVLTKEPSEYLLNWFGICLIPATTFLFLDFKKSQKYLYLSWVFLAVASSLVIPGVLQGQVSRVFIEQGRLAGEALNPISLGHQGGSLLLISLYILLNKKYFKNKRDTILYILFLILGLGLLIFAASRGPIIAITLCVILLLISVQKKGVNILKVFSIMIIVMIFANISLSLALDSGSNIVERFSSIANDFDSSRFVQRPELYRTAIELIAEYPIFGYALEIPVLGYPHNLILEAFLATGLLGGFLFLLLYVYAGIKALRIIMDENNSWGWLGLIYIQYAIAAMLSGALYSSYTFWYLFFAIIGLKKLNTAYLESKV, translated from the coding sequence ATGAAAATAAAAAATTTCTATCATTCTTTTGCTAATTTATATAAAATATGGTTTTTTTGTACTGCTCTTTTTGGCTATGGAATAATTGCGTCTTTAGTCACTGACGCTTCAAATTCTCGCTTGCTAACTTTACCTTATAGAGTGATTATCTTAGGAAATAGTATATTATTTTGTATATTTTTGATTCTAAAAAATCTTAGTGTAACTCAACACGATAGAAGTCCTAGAAAAAACTTAAGAACTACACAAGAATTATTAATATTTATTCTTTTTATTTTTCTTGCTTCTCTATCATTTAGGCTAATTTATGATGTTGGTTATAATAATGTTTTGACTAAAGAACCAAGCGAATACTTGTTAAACTGGTTTGGCATTTGCCTTATACCAGCAACAACATTTTTATTTTTAGATTTCAAAAAATCACAAAAATATTTGTATTTATCTTGGGTCTTTTTAGCTGTTGCTTCAAGTCTAGTAATACCTGGGGTTTTACAAGGACAAGTCAGTAGAGTATTTATCGAACAAGGTAGACTTGCAGGGGAAGCTTTAAATCCTATTTCTTTGGGTCACCAAGGCGGTTCACTTTTATTAATTAGTCTCTACATTCTCCTAAATAAAAAATATTTTAAAAACAAGCGTGACACAATACTTTATATATTATTTTTAATCCTAGGTTTAGGTTTACTAATTTTTGCAGCGTCAAGAGGACCAATTATAGCGATAACTTTATGTGTTATTCTCTTGCTAATTAGTGTGCAAAAAAAGGGCGTTAATATATTAAAAGTATTTAGCATTATGATCATAGTGATGATTTTTGCAAATATATCGCTTTCATTAGCATTAGATTCTGGTAGTAATATAGTAGAACGTTTTTCATCTATTGCAAATGATTTTGATAGTTCAAGATTTGTCCAACGTCCAGAACTATATCGTACGGCAATTGAACTGATTGCAGAATACCCAATATTTGGCTATGCCTTAGAAATTCCAGTATTGGGATATCCACATAATTTAATACTTGAAGCATTTCTTGCTACTGGGCTTCTCGGCGGATTTTTATTTTTGCTCCTTTATGTTTATGCTGGAATCAAGGCATTAAGAATAATTATGGATGAAAATAATTCATGGGGATGGTTAGGACTTATTTATATTCAATATGCTATTGCTGCTATGCTTTCTGGTGCTTTATACAGCTCATATACGTTTTGGTATTTATTTTTTGCTATTATTGGATTAAAAAAGTTAAATACAGCCTACTTAGAATCAAAAGTCTGA
- a CDS encoding methyltransferase domain-containing protein, which translates to MCEFPKKSIYNATYKVSISRVLLFEISSIFGRLFFNSKPKLKHDHRNLLNLGCGQNKFENFINADFFSFSFRSIFLIKRKKNRPDWMLDLRFPLNCDDNVWDGVFTEHTLEHLYPDQAQRLLQELYRTMKPGAWLRITVPDLKKYVSYYSGEEVHQKFNEWQTGCEAMRTLTQDYFHLSLWDSELLGRCLNESGFINAQEVSFMKSTDISLLKDRDERAWETLYMEAQKKAY; encoded by the coding sequence ATGTGTGAGTTTCCAAAAAAATCCATCTATAATGCAACATATAAAGTATCAATATCCCGTGTCTTATTGTTTGAAATCAGCAGTATATTTGGAAGACTATTTTTCAATAGCAAACCTAAGCTTAAACATGATCATAGAAATTTATTGAATTTAGGTTGTGGTCAAAACAAGTTTGAAAATTTTATAAACGCTGATTTTTTTAGTTTCAGTTTCAGGTCTATTTTTTTAATAAAAAGAAAAAAAAATAGACCTGATTGGATGTTGGATTTGAGATTCCCCCTTAATTGTGATGATAATGTTTGGGATGGTGTGTTTACTGAACATACCCTTGAACACTTGTATCCAGATCAAGCACAGAGATTACTCCAAGAGTTGTATAGAACAATGAAGCCAGGTGCTTGGCTTAGAATAACAGTTCCAGATTTAAAAAAATATGTAAGTTATTACTCTGGTGAAGAGGTACACCAGAAATTTAATGAATGGCAAACAGGATGTGAAGCCATGAGAACTTTGACTCAAGACTACTTCCATCTGTCTCTCTGGGATAGTGAGCTACTAGGAAGATGTTTAAATGAATCTGGTTTTATAAATGCTCAAGAGGTTTCTTTTATGAAATCAACTGATATTTCCCTGTTGAAGGATAGAGATGAACGAGCATGGGAAACATTGTATATGGAAGCCCAAAAAAAAGCCTATTAA